One stretch of Brachyhypopomus gauderio isolate BG-103 chromosome 8, BGAUD_0.2, whole genome shotgun sequence DNA includes these proteins:
- the LOC143521568 gene encoding sorting nexin-5 encodes MDGSNEESALNVNASSIKISDVSQDGDTLTFAITSQNLSGSGGVCVFRTYEDFVWLQQSLFSQEDVPGLQGVIFPPLPGKPLSSHSHTQAKVLKQLGFLSLGDKWQVYCKALELYLQQVAAHTILSKSKELHSFLSSSESTGKQRIKKGILNRLSQAVEEMRKEGHKDVDELFQSERERTTNLSVLFKVSTEKFLDVVLTKQKLALACGHFSTSLHLCVNQENPDAVAFSKICLKLSDIIEAMKGKIEKESDNDMSTLGLGLELESRYQEAKREMLFRRTCRLVELDNASKNVDRAKPNKKALMEEVQKATQKDFDLISSVAKQEIGRYRRARVQVLQDFLIGWCENQLSVARESSVLLSQYLEACKGLAV; translated from the exons ATG GATGGATCAAATGAAGAGTCTGCACTAAATGTGAATGCCAGTAGCATTAAAATCTCCGACGTCAGTCAGGATGGAGATACTCTGACTTTTGCCATTACATCCCAGAAC TTGAGTGgcagtgggggagtgtgtgttttcaggACGTACGAGGATTTTGTCTGGCTTCAGCAGAGCCTCTTCTCCCAGGAAGACGTCCCGGGACTCCAGGGAGTCATA TTTCCTCCTCTGCCAGGAAAGCCTCTGTCTTCACACTCCCATACGCAGGCGAAGGTGCTGAAACAGCTTG GTTTCCTGTCTCTGGGAGATAAATGGCAAGTTTACTGTAAAGCTTTAGAGCTTTAcctccagcaggtggcagcacACACTATTCTGAGCAAAAGCAAAGAACTCCACAGCTTCCTTAGCAGCTCTGag TCAACTGGAAAACAACGTATCAAAAAGGGCATCCTTAACCGCCTGAGTCAAGCTGTGGAAGAGATGAGGAAGGAAGGTCACAAG GATGTAGATGAATTAtttcagagtgagagagagagaaccacaaATCTCTCTGTTCTCTTTAAAGTGTCAACGGAG AAATTCCTTGATGTGGTACTGACAAAGCAAA aactTGCTTTGGCTTGTGGCCATTTCTCCACATCATTACATCTTTGTGTTAACCAGGAGAACCCAGATGCTGTGGCCTTCTCCAA GATTTGTCTGAAGCTCTCTGATATCATTGAAGCAATGAAA GGTAAAATTGAAAAAGAATCTGACAATGATATGTCCACCCTGGGGTTGGGTCTGGAGCTTGAGTCTCGTTACCAGGAGGCAAAGAGG GAAATGCTGTTCAGAAGAACCTGTAGACTAGTGGAACTGGACAATGCCAGTAAGAATGTAGACAGAGCTAAACCCAATAAGAAAGCACTT ATGGAAGAAGTTCAGAAAGCAACACAAAAAGATTTTGACCTTATCTCGTCTGTGGCTAAACAAGAG ATTGGGCGTTACCGTAGGGCCCGTGTTCAGGTGCTGCAAGActttctgattggctggtgtgAGAATCAGCTGAGCGTGGCACGGGAGAGCTCTGTACTCCTCTCACAGTACCTGGAAGCCTGTAAAGGGCTCGCTGTGTAA